Proteins encoded within one genomic window of Ascaphus truei isolate aAscTru1 chromosome 8, aAscTru1.hap1, whole genome shotgun sequence:
- the LOC142502040 gene encoding uncharacterized protein LOC142502040, whose protein sequence is MFCERSNSYSMDVYSFLLAWIAYFLCTHSLYLCEVRRTCQIMEKQYFETYGQLMFNDCDGFEQLNFTIAAYCNAVNGLNKSLQEVPVETDWLCLAAYYRSPIEAGIFSEFTNLRALYITGSFLLLPGSFEGLPQLSVLWIHSVNNLTIADDDFHGLNTLQQLMLREVKLTLNTSIFDDLYQLEYLILKSNEIRVLSTVTKHLAKLKRLQRLSIISNDIAALTINDCLSDEYPVVNHQFIDFNISYLTLDGNEIENIENNSLCNFPKLSFFKANIRNIGDIFRSGIKTIGTLSFVNAQLSIFEICLFVSNFEVQELQLMNNDIKDIDTSRGSCTNMKILDVSFNAIEMVSVDQMKKLTKVRDLNLSNNFIKILAICPKDNSASIKMELVYLNISFNFLTSLKQGQFACLGNLKVLTLNDNKIYTIEESTFSGLEKLEFLNLEYNNIYRIGEYDFTNLFSLKQLNLNENKLSTIDDYAFSDLQQLEDISLTFTNNLEGIWWSRITICRSLKKLSLKTYDAYIMLLVENFDLLNNLESLEIEARDIFVDICETFPFDRIIELHLRNNHFFNCLESFEQALEKFTNLEKLHFSADFQGAEQVVTLNSTLRNLTKLESLYLENTEKVIENSLINVDELFQGLINLNMLHLKNSGIQYFSSKVIFQDLKSLVFLIIETQNIQELKENIFSPMNNLKYIYLDETRFACSCELNWLNSWLAYDRQVSFIDFYNLRCFIRTGNVDFNLISFLDKNCSASLEFTLFLVTFISILLFMSISVVYESLWWYILYMFYTVKCWLNRRWRKEVRGQYQYDVFVSYNTLNENWVTEQLLPNLEQKGPPFFRVCIHNRDFEIGRDIVDNIVDSIYKSRWTICLITHSYLQSYWCSLEMRMATYRLVAESKDSLILIFLDKIAREELQHYHKLTKLLDKKTYLNWPEDDNGQQLFWARLRKVIGSPEREDNLEM, encoded by the coding sequence ATGTTCTGTGAAAGAAGCAACAGCTACAGCATGGATGTCTACAGCTTTCTTTTGGCATGGATTGCCTATTTCCTGTGCACTCATTCTTTATACCTCTGTGAGGTAAGAAGAACTTGTCAAATAATGGAGAAGCAATATTTTGAGACATACGGACAACTAATGTTTAATGATTGTGATGGATTTGAACAACTGAACTTTACCATTGCAGCATATTGTAACGCTGTTAATGGTCTAAACAAGTCTCTACAGGAGGTTCCAGTGGAGACGGATTGGCTTTGTCTTGCCGCCTACTATCGCAGTCCCATTGAAGCAGGGATCTTTTCGGAGTTTACAAACCTGAGAGCTTTATATATAACTGGCAGCTTCCTGCTTTTACCTGGAAGTTTTGAAGGACTTCCACAACTTTCTGTTCTCTGGATACATTCAGTAAACAATCTCACTATTGCTGATGATGATTTTCATGGATTAAACACTCTCCAGCAGCTCATGTTACGTGAAGTCAAGTTAACTTTGAACACTTCCATATTTGACGACTTATATCAATTAGAGTACCTGATTTTGAAGAGCAACGAAATCAGGGTTTTGTCAACAGTGACAAAACATTTGGCCAAACTGAAAAGATTACAAAGACTATCCATAATTAGCAATGACATTGCAGCACTAACAATAAATGATTGTCTTTCTGATGAATATCCCGTTGTTAATCACCAGTTCATAGATTTTAATATTAGCTATCTGACTTTGGATGGTAATGAAATAGAAAACATAGAAAACAATTCATTATGCAATTTTCCAAAGCTATCTTTTTTTAAAGCTAACATTAGGAATATCGGTGACATCTTTCGGTCTGGGATTAAAACTATTGGCACACTTTCATTTGTAAATGCACAACTTTCAATTTTTGAAATATGTTTGTTTGTGTCAAACTTTGAAGTTCAAGAGCTACAACTGATGAATAATGACATAAAAGACATTGACACATCCAGAGGTTCCTGCACAAATATGAAGATTTTAGATGTATCATTTAACGCAATAGAAATGGTGTCTGTTGATCAAATGAAAAAGCTAACAAAAGTAAGAGACCTCAACTTATCCAACAACTTCATTAAAATATTGGCTATTTGCCCTAAAGATAACTCTGCTTCAATCAAAATGGAACTGGTTTACCTTAACATATCATTCAACTTCTTAACTTCTTTAAAACAAGGTCAGTTTGCATGCCTGGGAAACCTAAAAGTCTTGACTTTGAATGACAACAAAATATATACTATCGAAGAGTCGACATTCAGTGGCTTGGAAAAGTTAGAGTTTTTAAATCTGGAATACAATAACATATATAGGATAGGAGAATATGACTTTACAAATCTGTTTTCGTTAAAGCAATTAAACTTGAATGAAAATAAATTAAGTACCATAGACGATTATGCATTCTCCGATCTCCAGCAGCTTGAAGACATTTCACTAACGTTCACAAATAATTTGGAGGGTATATGGTGGTCTAGAATAACTATTTGTAGATCTTTAAAGAAACTTTCTTTAAAAACGTATGATGCCTATATTATGTTATTAGTTGAAAATTTTGATCTTCTTAATAATTTAGAAAGTTTAGAGATAGAAGCCAGGGACATATTTGTGGATATCTGTGAGACATTTCCATTTGATAGAATAATAGAGCTGCACTTAAGGAACAACCACTTTTTCAACTGCTTGGAATCATTCGAACAAGCGTTGGAAAAATTCACAAATCTGGAAAAATTACATTTTAGTGCCGATTTTCAGGGAGCTGAACAAGTAGTCACACTTAATTCTACTTTAAGAAATTTAACTAAACTTGAGTCTCTTTACTTGGAAAACACTGAAAAAGTCATAGAGAATTCACTAATAAATGTAGATGAGTTATTTCAAGGTTTGATAAATCTCAATATGTTGCATTTAAAAAATTCAGGAATTCAGTATTTCAGCTCAAAAGTGATATTTCAAGACTTAAAATCACTGGTATTTTTAATCATAGAGACGCAAAACATTCAAGAAttgaaagaaaatatattttccCCAATGAATAACCtgaaatacatttatttagaTGAAACTAGATTTGCCTGCAGTTGTGAACTCAATTGGTTAAATTCATGGCTAGCATATGACAGGCAAGTTTCATTCATTGACTTTTACAATCTGCGGTGTTTTATAAGAACAGGAAACGTCGACTTTAATCTGATTTCTTTCTTGGACAAAAATTGCAGTGCAAGTCTGGAATTTACTCTTTTTTTAGTCACTTTTATCAGCATACTTCTGTTTATGTCCATCTCTGTAGTTTATGAAAGTCTCTGGtggtatattttgtatatgttctACACAGTCAAATGCTGGCTGAATCGCAGATGGAGAAAGGAGGTTAGGGGTCAGTATCAATATGATGTGTTTGTGTCCTACAACACTCTCAATGAAAATTGGGTCACAGAGCAGCTACTTCCCAACTTGGAGCAAAAAGGTCCTCCTTTCTTTAGAGTTTGCATTCACAATCGTGATTTTGAAATTGGCAGAGACATTGTTGACAACATTGTAGACAGTATATATAAAAGTAGATGGACAATCTGCCTTATCACTCACAGTTACCTGCAAAGTTATTGGTGCTCCCTAGAGATGCGAATGGCGACTTACAGGCTTGTAGCTGAGAGCAAAGATTCTCTCATACTGATATTCCTAGACAAGATCGCTAGAGAAGAGCTGCAGCATTACCACAAACTGACCAAGCTGTTGGACAAGAAAACTTACTTGAATTGGCCAGAAGATGACAACGGACAGCAGTTATTTTGGGCAAGGTTACGTAAAGTCATTGGTAGTCCTGAGAGAGAGGACAATTTGGAAATGTAA